Proteins encoded in a region of the Streptomyces sp. NBC_01298 genome:
- a CDS encoding glycoside hydrolase family 15 protein produces the protein MSGRIEDYALIGDMQTAALVCRDGAVDWLCLPRFDSHAVFASILGTEEHGFWRIGPAFPAGTEAPRATRRRYRGDSLVLESEWDTPRGTVRVIDFMPPREDHAPQIIRIVEGISGRVPMRSALRMRFSYGRVVPWVHRVDDRTVAVAGPDSVWLDTDVQTYGKDLTTYSDFTVGPGDRKAFCISWQPSHKEPPQPPEAEEALEATTEFWRDWVEQCTYHGPYREAVIRSLITLKALTYGPTGGIVAAPTTSLPEEIGGSRNWDYRYTWLRDAAITLSSLLRTGYREEASAWRDWLLRAVAGDPENLQIMYGIAGERELGETELDWLPGYENSGPVRVGNGAAGQLQLDVYGEVTEALHLGHMTGLARNDYASLLQLKLIRYLETNWDQPDEGIWEVRGPRRHFVHSKVMAWVAVDRTIRLIESGDADGPLDRWRELRDEIHQDVCEKGYDKERNTFTQSYGSKELDASLLLIPQMGFLPPDDKRVIGTIEAIQRELSTPDGFILRYPTSGEEAGVDGLEGDEGAFLACSFWMADDLAMIGRVDEARRLFEKLLALRNDLGLLAEEWDPKLQRQVGNFPQAFSHVPLIDTALRLTASGAYGG, from the coding sequence GTGTCCGGGCGCATCGAGGATTACGCACTGATCGGCGACATGCAGACCGCGGCATTGGTCTGCCGGGACGGGGCGGTGGACTGGCTGTGCCTGCCACGCTTCGATTCCCATGCCGTCTTCGCGAGCATTCTCGGCACCGAGGAACACGGGTTCTGGCGGATCGGCCCGGCGTTCCCGGCCGGTACGGAGGCCCCGCGTGCCACCCGGCGCCGCTACCGCGGGGACTCGCTGGTCCTGGAATCCGAGTGGGACACCCCGCGCGGCACGGTCCGCGTGATCGATTTCATGCCGCCCCGCGAGGACCACGCACCGCAGATCATCCGCATCGTGGAGGGCATCAGCGGGCGCGTCCCCATGCGCTCGGCGCTCCGCATGCGCTTCAGCTACGGCCGGGTCGTGCCCTGGGTGCACCGGGTCGACGACCGGACCGTGGCCGTCGCGGGCCCCGACTCGGTCTGGCTCGACACCGATGTGCAGACCTACGGCAAGGACCTGACCACGTACTCCGACTTCACGGTCGGGCCCGGCGACCGGAAGGCGTTCTGCATCAGCTGGCAGCCCTCGCACAAGGAGCCGCCGCAGCCGCCCGAGGCCGAGGAGGCCCTGGAGGCCACCACCGAGTTCTGGCGGGACTGGGTCGAGCAGTGCACGTACCACGGCCCCTACCGGGAGGCCGTGATCCGCTCCCTGATCACCCTCAAGGCGCTCACCTACGGCCCCACGGGCGGCATCGTCGCCGCGCCGACCACCTCCCTCCCGGAGGAGATCGGCGGCAGCCGCAACTGGGACTACCGCTACACCTGGCTCCGCGACGCCGCCATCACCCTGTCCTCGCTGCTGCGCACCGGCTACCGCGAGGAGGCCTCCGCCTGGCGGGACTGGCTGCTGCGCGCGGTCGCCGGCGACCCGGAGAACCTGCAGATCATGTACGGGATCGCCGGTGAGCGCGAGCTCGGCGAGACCGAGCTCGACTGGCTGCCGGGCTACGAGAACTCCGGCCCGGTCCGGGTCGGCAACGGCGCCGCCGGCCAGCTCCAGCTCGACGTGTACGGCGAGGTCACCGAGGCCCTGCACCTGGGCCACATGACGGGCCTGGCGCGCAACGACTACGCCTCCCTGCTCCAGCTCAAGCTGATCCGCTACCTGGAGACCAACTGGGACCAGCCCGACGAGGGCATCTGGGAGGTGCGCGGTCCGCGCCGGCACTTCGTGCACTCGAAGGTGATGGCGTGGGTGGCCGTGGACCGCACGATCAGGCTGATCGAGAGCGGGGACGCGGACGGGCCGCTGGATCGGTGGCGGGAGCTGCGCGACGAGATCCACCAGGACGTCTGCGAGAAGGGCTACGACAAGGAACGCAACACCTTCACGCAGTCCTACGGGTCCAAGGAGCTGGACGCGTCCCTCCTGCTGATCCCGCAGATGGGCTTCCTGCCGCCGGACGACAAGCGGGTGATCGGCACCATCGAGGCGATCCAGCGCGAGCTGTCCACCCCCGACGGTTTCATCCTGCGCTACCCGACCTCGGGCGAGGAGGCGGGCGTGGACGGTCTGGAGGGCGACGAGGGGGCCTTCCTGGCGTGCTCGTTCTGGATGGCCGACGACCTGGCGATGATCGGCCGGGTCGACGAGGCCCGCCGGCTCTTCGAGAAGCTGCTCGCGCTCCGCAACGACCTGGGGCTGCTGGCGGAGGAATGGGATCCGAAGCTCCAGCGCCAGGTGGGCAACTTCCCGCAGGCCTTCAGCCACGTCCCCCTGATCGACACGGCCCTGCGGCTGACGGCGAGCGGTGCGTACGGGGGCTGA
- a CDS encoding FAD-binding oxidoreductase — translation MAPLSKAGTALAELREDLSGAVLAPEDPGYDEARAVYNGMIDRRPAVIAQCESPVDVVTAVRFARRLDLPVAVRGGGHSVAGMSLNDGGLVVDLRRMRAVTVHPGASSVSVEGGATMSHLDRACERYGLATTGGRVSTTGVGGFVLGGGTGWLDRKFGLAVDNLLAVDLVTADGEMVTATAQDRPELFWGLHGGGGNFGIATSLTLRLHELPVMSLAFLLYLPEHGPEMVRTYRDVMEDGPREAGGGAIYLTGPPEEFVPPHLVGALLAGALVTYAGPEEELRRLVAPLLAIPHEVEMVTALPYPDLQCMLDDPPGLRNYWSAEYLTGVPDAFVDVFCARADSMPVPSGTQHVVWPQGGAIAEGPADYPVSFRDAPWAVHPFAAWEDPGDDDRCRQWVKDVRADVRPWSTGAVYLNFTGDEGGDRVAAGLGPENMRRLGRLKREYDPDNVFRFNHNIAPA, via the coding sequence ATGGCTCCCCTCTCGAAGGCGGGCACGGCACTCGCCGAGCTCCGCGAGGACCTGTCCGGCGCCGTCCTGGCTCCCGAGGATCCGGGGTACGACGAGGCCCGGGCCGTCTACAACGGGATGATCGACCGACGGCCGGCCGTCATCGCGCAGTGCGAGAGCCCGGTGGACGTGGTGACCGCCGTGCGTTTCGCACGGCGGCTCGACCTGCCGGTCGCGGTGCGCGGCGGCGGCCACAGCGTGGCCGGGATGTCCCTGAACGACGGCGGCCTGGTAGTGGACCTGCGCCGGATGCGGGCGGTGACGGTCCATCCCGGGGCCTCGTCCGTCAGCGTCGAGGGCGGCGCCACGATGAGCCATCTGGACCGGGCCTGCGAGCGGTACGGACTGGCGACCACCGGCGGCCGCGTCTCCACCACCGGGGTCGGCGGCTTCGTCCTGGGCGGCGGAACGGGCTGGCTGGACCGCAAGTTCGGCCTGGCCGTGGACAACCTGCTCGCCGTGGACCTGGTCACGGCCGACGGGGAGATGGTGACGGCGACCGCGCAGGACCGTCCCGAGCTGTTCTGGGGGCTGCACGGCGGCGGCGGGAACTTCGGCATCGCGACCTCCCTGACCCTGCGGCTGCACGAACTGCCGGTCATGTCCCTCGCGTTCCTGCTGTACCTGCCGGAGCACGGGCCCGAGATGGTCCGTACGTACCGGGACGTCATGGAGGACGGGCCGCGCGAGGCCGGCGGCGGCGCCATCTACCTGACCGGCCCGCCCGAGGAGTTCGTCCCGCCGCACCTGGTCGGCGCGCTGCTGGCGGGCGCACTGGTCACGTACGCGGGACCCGAGGAGGAGCTGCGGCGGCTCGTGGCGCCGCTGCTGGCGATCCCGCACGAGGTGGAGATGGTGACCGCCCTCCCCTACCCGGACCTCCAGTGCATGCTCGACGATCCGCCGGGCCTGCGGAACTACTGGTCGGCGGAGTACCTGACCGGTGTGCCCGACGCGTTCGTGGACGTGTTCTGCGCCCGCGCGGACTCCATGCCGGTGCCGAGCGGCACCCAGCACGTGGTGTGGCCCCAGGGCGGCGCGATCGCCGAGGGGCCGGCCGACTACCCGGTGTCCTTCCGCGACGCGCCCTGGGCGGTGCACCCGTTCGCCGCCTGGGAGGACCCGGGCGACGACGACCGCTGCCGCCAGTGGGTCAAGGACGTCCGCGCCGACGTCCGGCCGTGGAGCACCGGCGCGGTCTACCTCAACTTCACCGGGGACGAGGGCGGTGACCGGGTGGCGGCCGGCCTCGGGCCCGAGAACATGCGGCGGCTGGGCCGGCTGAAGCGGGAGTACGACCCGGACAACGTCTTCCGCTTCAACCACAACATCGCCCCCGCCTGA